The genomic DNA CGCGGGCGCGGCCGCCCGTGCCCGGCTCCTGCAGGAGGCACGCGCCGCGTCCGCACTCGATCATCCGAACGTGGCAGCAATCTACGAGATCAGTACGGCATCGGATGGACGCGACTTCATCGCGATGGCGTTCTGCGAAGGCCAGTCGCTAGCGGAACGGCTGGCCTCGGGTCCGCTGCCGCCGGGCGAGGCGGCGCACATCGCGCTGCAGGTCGCCGACGCGCTCGCGGCCGCGCACGCGCTCGGCATCGTACACCGCGATGTAAAGCCGGACAACGTCATCGTCGCGCCGGATGGCCGCGTCCGCCTGATGGACTTCGGCGTCGCTGTCATCGCCAGAAACGCGGGTGCCGCGCTTCCGGCGGGCACGCCCGGCTACGTGAGCCCGGAGCAGCTGGACGGCCGCCTCGCCGGACCGCCCAGTGACGTGTGGTCGTTCGGGGTGCTTCTGCACGACCTGCTGTCAGGTGCCCGCAGGTCCGCCAGTGCCCCGCGCCTGTCCGGTCGGCTCGCCGCGCTCGCCGATCGGTGTCTGGCCGAGGATCCGGACGACCGCCCCTCGGCAGCCGAGGCCGCCACCACGCTCCGCGGCTTTCTCCGATGGAGAGAACTGCAGCGTCCGCTGATCGGCGTCTCCGCACTGCTCGCTGTGTTGTTCGCTCTGGTGGTGGGCGGCGGACTCCTGCGCGGGCCAGGCGCTGGAACCGGCGCCGATGCCCCAATGGTCATCCTGCCGCTGGTCGCCGCGGGCGCCGACGATCAACTCGCCCGTGACGCCACGCTGCTCCTGAGCGACGCACTCGCCGCCCTGACACCGGTGACGGTCGCCGATCCGCTGCTCGCCATGCGGGACGAACAGCTGCAGCAAGGCACAGACGAGGATCGCATCGCGAGTGCGCAGCGCGCCGGCTTCGGCACCGTCGTCCTCGCCCGATTCTCCAGATCGGACTCGCTGGTGCGAGGAACGATATCCGTTCACGATGCGCGCGACCGACGGGTGATTGCCAGCGGCAGCGTGCTTGCGCTACCCGATCCATCAGCCCTCGCGGATTCGCTTGCACTCGCCCTGCTTCGCAGCCGCTGGCTCGAATCGCGCGAGCCCGCCCTCGCCGCCGCTGCGCGCGGCACATCCTCCATCGTTGCACTCAGGGCATTCGTGGAGGGGGAACGCGCAATTGCAGGAGCCCGCTTCCGACTGGCTCCGGAACTGTTCGCCCGCGCCATCGCAGCGGACTCCGGGTTCGGGCTCGCATACTGGCGCTACTGGTTCTCCCGCAGTTATCACGGCAGTCCTGTCGATTCTCAGGTGATAGCCGCGGTACTCGCTCACCGTGCGGCCTTCCCCGAGCCCGACCGCCTGCTGGTCCAGGCACGGCTCGGCACGGACGCGCGCGCGCGGCTGGAGCAGCTGCGCACCGTGACCACCCGACATCCAGCGTACTGGCCGGGCTGGTTCGAGCTGGGCGACCACCTCACCCACCACGGCGCGTTCCTGGGTGTTCAGCTGGACGAAGCCCGTAATGCCCTGCGCCGCGTCACTGAGCTCAACCCCGGGTTCGTGCCCGCCTGGGAGCATCGTCTGTGGACCGCGGTGCTGGAGCGCGACACGGCGGAGAGTGGAGCCGCGCTCGCCCGGCTCGAGAAGCTGCGTCTCGACACGCTCGCCCGCCGCGAGTGGGACCTGCGCCCGGTCGACTACTATCGCTACCTGGTCCAGCTGGCGCGCACGGGCGGCGAGCCGAGCGCCGAGGAGGCCGAAATCGGTGCGGACGTTCTCTCCGGGACCGCCGGTGCCGCGGATCCTGACCGCACGACGGCGAGCATGCTGAGCTTCGGCTTCCCGCGCGCTCAGCTCGACCTCTCCCAACGCGTTCTCGCGCGCAACCCGGCCGCGCGCATCGCAACGGCGCACACCTGGGGCAGCGCTCTGGCCTGGGCGGGGCGTGGTGGCTGGGATTCGGCGTTTGCGGCGGTGCGCCAGTACGCCCGCACGACATCGCATTCGCACGGCCCGCTCCGCTCCTTCGGGCTGGCCGTCACCGGTGCATGGCTGGGCGAGGTGCACCCGGACAGTGCACGTCTGCTCGCGACCCACGCCGCGCGCTCCGCACATGCACAGACCGCGAGCGGTCATGCGGAGCTCGCCTGGCTGCGTGGTGTGCTGGCGTGCCGCGACGGCGACGCCACGGCGCTCCAGAACCAGCAGGCAGTGCTCGCGCGCAACTCTGCGCCCTCCGCGCACACCCTGGCAGCTTCGCTCGCGGCGTTCGCCACGGCGCTCGACGGCAATCCCGCTGCCGCTGCCGACGCGCTTGCGCGACTCGAGGTGGCGAACGCCGCCGCGCGCTGGCAGTTTGCGCACGGCAGCGCGCATCCATTCGCGATCGGCCTCCATCGCCTCGCCGCCGGGAGCGCGCTGCTCGCCACGGGCGACTCCGCGACCGCCGCCTCGCTGCTGCTCCTCCACGAGACGGACCTGCCGGTGACGTTGCAGCCGCTTCCGGCAGTGAACATGATGCTGAGCCCCTACAGCCTCGAGCTGCTCGCCGGCATCGAGGAGGGGCGGGGGCAGGCGGCCAGAGCACGCCGCCACCGCCAGGCGGTGCGCGAGCGCGCCGACCTCAAGGGCAGTGTTACCGTCCCGCGGGCCTGGTGCGGACCACTCTGAGCTTCCCCTTTTTGCCGTGACCTGCGCAGGAGTGAACGACGGCGCTCGCAAACGCGGGCTGCGTTCCCCTTCGCCGCACGCGCGGCAGAAAAGGAGAGTCTCATGTCCACTCTGCGCTCACTGTTCACCGCCGGCGTCGCCGCAACGC from Longimicrobiales bacterium includes the following:
- a CDS encoding serine/threonine-protein kinase; this encodes MDAAERWKLVSETFDRTFELDAPARAAVLAATLGSLPDVRRQVERLLTAHDAAGDFLGDLDRDRAAALIAATPDDPPPAAIGRYRIVRALGEGGMGVVYLAHDPELDRPIALKLLRSGRAGAAARARLLQEARAASALDHPNVAAIYEISTASDGRDFIAMAFCEGQSLAERLASGPLPPGEAAHIALQVADALAAAHALGIVHRDVKPDNVIVAPDGRVRLMDFGVAVIARNAGAALPAGTPGYVSPEQLDGRLAGPPSDVWSFGVLLHDLLSGARRSASAPRLSGRLAALADRCLAEDPDDRPSAAEAATTLRGFLRWRELQRPLIGVSALLAVLFALVVGGGLLRGPGAGTGADAPMVILPLVAAGADDQLARDATLLLSDALAALTPVTVADPLLAMRDEQLQQGTDEDRIASAQRAGFGTVVLARFSRSDSLVRGTISVHDARDRRVIASGSVLALPDPSALADSLALALLRSRWLESREPALAAAARGTSSIVALRAFVEGERAIAGARFRLAPELFARAIAADSGFGLAYWRYWFSRSYHGSPVDSQVIAAVLAHRAAFPEPDRLLVQARLGTDARARLEQLRTVTTRHPAYWPGWFELGDHLTHHGAFLGVQLDEARNALRRVTELNPGFVPAWEHRLWTAVLERDTAESGAALARLEKLRLDTLARREWDLRPVDYYRYLVQLARTGGEPSAEEAEIGADVLSGTAGAADPDRTTASMLSFGFPRAQLDLSQRVLARNPAARIATAHTWGSALAWAGRGGWDSAFAAVRQYARTTSHSHGPLRSFGLAVTGAWLGEVHPDSARLLATHAARSAHAQTASGHAELAWLRGVLACRDGDATALQNQQAVLARNSAPSAHTLAASLAAFATALDGNPAAAADALARLEVANAAARWQFAHGSAHPFAIGLHRLAAGSALLATGDSATAASLLLLHETDLPVTLQPLPAVNMMLSPYSLELLAGIEEGRGQAARARRHRQAVRERADLKGSVTVPRAWCGPL